The Deinococcus radiopugnans ATCC 19172 genome window below encodes:
- a CDS encoding putative dsRNA-binding protein has product MNAKGELIARLLNQGQGTPIFEAQLHGPPHERTFRVQVIAGGHVLGVGGEGRSKKDAERLAAEAALRALDGVSDAQLDAQLPDDEAQSSVQSRPPVRWPIYSGVLEAALEAALDLASEDATLDEVRADAARLYRDLLADLGHGPEDGQ; this is encoded by the coding sequence ATGAATGCCAAGGGTGAACTGATCGCGCGCCTGCTCAACCAGGGGCAGGGGACGCCGATCTTCGAGGCGCAGCTGCACGGCCCCCCGCACGAGCGCACCTTCCGCGTGCAGGTGATCGCCGGCGGGCACGTGCTGGGCGTGGGCGGCGAGGGCCGCAGCAAGAAGGACGCCGAAAGGCTGGCGGCAGAGGCGGCCCTGCGCGCCCTGGACGGCGTCAGTGACGCGCAGTTGGATGCGCAGTTGCCGGATGATGAGGCCCAATCTTCCGTCCAGTCCCGGCCTCCCGTCCGCTGGCCGATCTACTCCGGCGTGCTGGAAGCGGCGCTGGAGGCGGCCCTTGACCTCGCCTCCGAGGACGCCACGCTGGACGAGGTGCGTGCCGACGCCGCCCGGCTGTACCGCGATCTGCTGGCTGATCTGGGCCACGGCCCGGAAGACGGCCAGTGA
- a CDS encoding glycerophosphodiester phosphodiesterase, with translation MKKRGWAEMGLLAVGLLGLLGACGGRPSGTEEPNPLITGRVWNVAHQGGELRWPSNTMLAFRNAAALGVNMLDTDMHATKDGVLVLSHDDTLNRLTDTQGRIEDMTLEQVQAADAGSTLSLDGGQTFPFRGQGVRVATLAELLGAFPDMPLSIEIKQVSPSLGVPFCQALRDAGATARVVVSSFSDVAMQDFRAACPEVLTSMTEKELRPLVLLSKVGLAGLAPLPGRSAQVPLTGGGITVVTPSFLKAMHRRGVSVQVWTINDEATMRRLIRMGVDGILTDDPVLLKRVLEEEGQAQR, from the coding sequence ATGAAAAAGCGGGGTTGGGCAGAGATGGGCTTGCTGGCTGTGGGGCTGCTGGGCCTGCTGGGGGCGTGTGGTGGCCGTCCGTCCGGGACGGAGGAGCCCAATCCTCTGATCACCGGGCGCGTGTGGAACGTGGCCCACCAGGGCGGTGAATTGCGGTGGCCCAGCAACACCATGCTGGCCTTTCGCAACGCGGCGGCGCTGGGCGTGAATATGCTGGACACCGACATGCACGCCACCAAAGACGGCGTACTGGTGCTGTCGCACGACGACACGCTAAACCGCCTGACCGACACGCAGGGCCGGATCGAGGACATGACGCTTGAGCAGGTGCAGGCGGCCGACGCGGGCTCTACCCTCTCGCTCGACGGCGGCCAGACCTTTCCCTTCCGGGGCCAGGGGGTGCGCGTCGCCACGCTGGCGGAACTGCTGGGCGCGTTCCCCGACATGCCGCTGTCCATTGAGATCAAGCAGGTCAGTCCCAGCCTAGGCGTGCCTTTCTGTCAGGCGCTGCGGGACGCGGGGGCCACGGCGCGCGTGGTGGTGTCCAGCTTCAGCGATGTGGCGATGCAGGATTTCCGCGCCGCCTGCCCCGAAGTCCTAACCAGCATGACCGAGAAGGAACTGCGCCCGCTGGTGTTGCTGAGCAAGGTGGGGTTGGCTGGACTCGCGCCGCTGCCCGGTCGGTCGGCCCAGGTGCCGCTGACGGGCGGCGGCATCACGGTGGTGACGCCCTCTTTCTTGAAGGCCATGCACCGCCGGGGCGTGTCGGTGCAGGTCTGGACGATCAACGACGAGGCCACCATGCGCCGCCTGATCCGCATGGGCGTGGACGGCATCCTGACCGACGATCCAGTTTTGCTCAAGCGGGTGCTGGAAGAGGAAGGGCAGGCGCAGAGGTAG
- a CDS encoding acyl-CoA dehydrogenase C-terminal domain-containing protein: MPTYKAPLRDIKFLINELLDAPAELAKMPYYAENETADAALMEQVLDEAARFVEGELVPLNVVGDQQGCVRHDDGEVTTPDGFKAAYDKYRKAGWTALDADPNYGGQGMPHLVSNVLVELLNSANVAWSMYPGLSHGAYSALHAVGSDELKDLYLPKIVSGEWTGTMCLTEPHAGTDLGIIRTKATDNGDGTYAISGTKIFISAGEHDMAENIVHLVLARLEGSPEGTKGISLFLVPKYLPTADGGVGERNGVVCGSLEHKMGINGNATALLNFDGATGFLVGEINKGMNHMFIMMNAARLGTGLQGLGLGEVAYQNALTYAKDRLQMRHTPRVNPSESADPIIVHPDVRRMLLTGKAYTEAGRAMAMWLALSIDTEHHHPDEAARKEAGDLVALLTPIAKAFMTDNGFNIAVQSQQVFGGHGYIREWGMEQFVRDARIGQIYEGTNGIQALDLLGRKVLMDGGKKLQKLAGILQEFVDAHEDDEHIGEYVTALGKASQQLGSITMVVGQKAMSGPEGADEVNAAAVDYLRFFGHVVYGYLWARMAKIAQDKIDAGQDKDGFYLGKVQTARFYFTKLFPEIKALAATIKAGNEPLAVDDRLFGLERALVTA; this comes from the coding sequence ATGCCGACCTACAAAGCACCGCTGCGCGACATCAAGTTTCTGATCAACGAACTGCTGGACGCTCCCGCCGAACTGGCGAAGATGCCGTACTACGCCGAGAACGAGACCGCCGACGCCGCCCTGATGGAACAGGTGCTGGACGAGGCCGCCCGCTTCGTGGAAGGCGAACTGGTGCCGCTGAACGTGGTGGGCGATCAGCAGGGCTGTGTGCGCCACGACGACGGGGAGGTGACCACTCCGGACGGCTTCAAGGCCGCCTACGACAAGTACCGCAAGGCCGGCTGGACCGCGCTGGACGCCGATCCGAACTACGGCGGCCAGGGCATGCCCCATCTGGTGAGCAACGTGCTGGTGGAATTGCTGAACAGCGCCAACGTGGCCTGGAGCATGTACCCCGGCCTGAGCCACGGCGCGTACTCGGCCCTGCACGCGGTGGGCAGCGACGAGCTGAAAGACCTGTACCTGCCCAAGATCGTCTCCGGCGAGTGGACCGGGACCATGTGCCTGACCGAGCCACACGCGGGCACCGACCTGGGCATCATCCGCACCAAAGCCACAGACAACGGCGACGGCACCTACGCCATCAGCGGCACCAAGATCTTCATCAGCGCGGGCGAACACGACATGGCCGAGAACATCGTGCATCTGGTGCTGGCGCGTCTGGAAGGCAGCCCCGAGGGAACCAAGGGCATCAGCCTGTTTCTGGTGCCCAAGTACCTGCCCACCGCCGACGGCGGGGTGGGCGAGCGCAACGGCGTGGTCTGCGGCAGCCTGGAACACAAGATGGGCATCAACGGCAACGCCACTGCCCTGCTGAACTTCGACGGCGCCACCGGCTTCCTGGTCGGCGAGATCAACAAGGGCATGAACCACATGTTCATCATGATGAACGCCGCCCGCCTGGGCACCGGTTTGCAGGGCCTGGGTCTGGGCGAGGTGGCGTACCAGAACGCGCTGACCTACGCCAAGGACCGCCTGCAGATGCGCCACACCCCGCGCGTCAACCCCAGTGAGAGTGCCGATCCCATCATCGTCCACCCCGACGTGCGCCGCATGCTGCTGACCGGCAAGGCCTACACCGAAGCGGGCCGCGCCATGGCGATGTGGCTGGCCCTGAGCATCGACACCGAGCACCACCACCCCGACGAGGCCGCCCGCAAGGAAGCCGGCGATCTGGTGGCGCTGCTGACGCCGATTGCCAAGGCCTTCATGACCGACAACGGCTTCAACATCGCCGTGCAGAGCCAGCAGGTGTTCGGCGGCCACGGTTACATCCGCGAGTGGGGCATGGAGCAGTTCGTGCGCGACGCCCGCATCGGGCAGATCTACGAGGGCACCAACGGCATTCAGGCGCTGGACCTGCTGGGCCGCAAGGTGCTGATGGACGGCGGCAAGAAGCTGCAGAAACTGGCCGGCATCCTGCAGGAATTCGTGGACGCCCACGAGGACGACGAGCACATCGGCGAGTACGTTACGGCGCTGGGCAAGGCCTCGCAGCAACTGGGCAGCATCACCATGGTGGTGGGCCAGAAAGCCATGAGTGGCCCCGAGGGTGCCGACGAGGTCAATGCCGCCGCCGTGGACTACCTGCGCTTCTTCGGCCACGTCGTGTACGGCTACCTGTGGGCCCGCATGGCGAAGATCGCCCAGGACAAGATCGACGCCGGACAGGACAAGGACGGCTTCTACCTGGGCAAGGTGCAGACCGCACGCTTCTACTTCACCAAGCTGTTCCCCGAGATCAAGGCGCTGGCCGCCACCATCAAGGCGGGCAACGAGCCGCTGGCCGTGGACGACCGTCTGTTCGGCCTGGAACGCGCACTCGTTACCGCCTGA
- a CDS encoding response regulator, whose translation MPLPFHYLLVDDSLQDQLLAQEAFDHLCPECVLTCVGSGREALALLHSPEFQPDVVLLDLNMPGMSGFELLREMKKAPRLVHIPVVILSTSSAQQDVSEAYTLHASSYLVKSSSFAGFLEQLEKVLHYWQASRTVNHGG comes from the coding sequence ATGCCGCTCCCCTTTCATTACCTCCTCGTGGATGACAGTCTGCAGGATCAGTTGCTCGCTCAGGAAGCGTTCGATCATCTGTGTCCGGAGTGCGTGCTGACCTGCGTGGGCAGTGGCCGCGAGGCGCTGGCACTGCTGCACAGCCCCGAGTTCCAGCCCGACGTGGTGCTGCTGGACCTGAACATGCCAGGAATGAGCGGATTCGAACTGCTGCGCGAGATGAAGAAAGCTCCGCGGCTGGTGCATATTCCGGTGGTGATCCTGTCCACCTCCAGCGCCCAGCAGGACGTGAGCGAGGCCTATACCCTGCATGCCAGCTCCTATCTGGTGAAGTCGTCGAGCTTCGCTGGTTTTCTGGAACAGCTGGAGAAGGTCCTGCACTACTGGCAGGCCAGCCGAACCGTTAACCACGGCGGCTAA
- a CDS encoding M20 family metallopeptidase, producing MSSSADHPELNAMLHDLRTLVEIESPSSDLAAISRVMDVMEQWARDLGAETHALPGGTRLFNFGTVYNEKPILVLTHADTVWPHGTLATMPWRQEGDRLYGPGTYDMKAGIVGLYHALRTLRHRWPAGGVQVLVSPDEETGSASSRAHIEAAARNARAVLVVEPPVADSHHLKTGRKGTGHFSLHFHGVASHAGNKPEEGASAITAAAKAVLAVQALARPEVGTTISVGLIRGGSAVNVVPAECVLDLDLRVATLAEAERVTAAVQALTPDDPRVTLTIRGGLNRPPFEQGEDTMRLFGQAQAIAQELGFTVGHEFVGGGSDGNFTAPLSPTLDGLGAPGDGAHASHEHVRLDRWPDHVRLLTRLLQEI from the coding sequence ATGTCATCTTCAGCCGACCATCCTGAACTGAACGCCATGCTGCACGATCTGCGGACGCTGGTCGAGATCGAGTCGCCGTCCAGCGATCTGGCCGCCATCTCGCGCGTCATGGACGTGATGGAACAGTGGGCGCGCGATCTGGGCGCCGAGACGCACGCCCTGCCCGGCGGCACCCGCCTGTTCAACTTTGGAACCGTCTACAATGAGAAGCCGATTCTGGTGCTGACCCATGCCGATACCGTGTGGCCGCATGGCACCCTGGCAACCATGCCCTGGCGCCAGGAGGGCGACCGGTTGTACGGTCCGGGCACCTACGACATGAAAGCCGGCATCGTCGGGCTGTACCACGCCCTGCGCACGCTGCGGCACCGCTGGCCTGCGGGCGGCGTGCAGGTGCTGGTGTCACCGGACGAGGAGACGGGCAGCGCCAGCAGCCGCGCGCACATCGAGGCCGCCGCCCGCAACGCCCGCGCCGTGCTGGTGGTGGAACCGCCCGTGGCCGACAGCCACCACCTGAAAACCGGACGCAAGGGCACCGGGCATTTCTCGCTGCACTTTCACGGCGTCGCCAGCCACGCCGGCAACAAGCCCGAGGAGGGGGCCAGCGCCATCACGGCGGCGGCCAAAGCCGTCCTGGCGGTGCAGGCGCTGGCCCGTCCGGAGGTCGGCACCACCATCAGCGTGGGGCTGATCCGGGGCGGCAGCGCCGTCAACGTGGTGCCGGCCGAATGCGTGCTGGACTTGGACCTGCGCGTGGCCACCCTGGCCGAGGCCGAACGCGTTACCGCCGCCGTGCAGGCCCTGACCCCCGACGACCCGCGCGTCACGCTGACCATCCGGGGCGGCCTGAACCGTCCGCCCTTCGAGCAGGGCGAGGACACCATGCGCCTGTTCGGGCAGGCCCAGGCCATCGCGCAGGAGCTGGGGTTCACGGTGGGTCATGAGTTCGTGGGGGGCGGCAGCGACGGGAATTTTACCGCGCCGCTGTCGCCCACCCTGGACGGCCTGGGCGCCCCCGGCGACGGGGCACATGCCAGCCACGAACACGTCCGCCTGGACCGCTGGCCTGACCATGTGCGGCTGCTGACCCGCCTGCTGCAAGAAATCTGA
- a CDS encoding adenylosuccinate synthase: MPGIAILGAQWGDEGKGKITDFLAPQAEFVVRFQGGANAGHTVTAKGQTFKLNLLPSGVLHLGAVSILGDGMVIDADKFLEERQNLMNAGIDPELRISDRAHLVLPHHKYVDGRKDFVGTTGRGIGPAYADRARRVGLRFGDLADDAVLRERLERLLEAKPNSTRDAGWTSVEVALDALAPTREALLPFVQDTGAQLRQAIAEGRNVLFEGAQATLLDLNYGTYPFVTSSHPTVGGILVGAGVNHKALHRVYGVAKAFNTRVGHGPFVTEVTGDEEILRLRGDGSQPWDEYGTTTGRPRRVGWLDLALLKYAVDVNGLDGLVINKMDILAGLDIIPVCVAYDEGGQPVYKNMPGWATTDGADSRDTLPKEAQAYLDLIEETVGCPVVIFSCGPAREQTYGAVSWN; encoded by the coding sequence ATGCCTGGAATTGCAATTTTAGGGGCGCAGTGGGGCGACGAGGGCAAGGGAAAGATCACCGATTTCCTGGCCCCACAGGCGGAGTTCGTGGTGCGCTTTCAGGGCGGCGCGAACGCCGGGCATACGGTGACGGCGAAGGGCCAGACCTTCAAGCTGAACCTGTTGCCCAGCGGTGTGCTGCATCTCGGCGCGGTCAGCATCCTGGGTGACGGCATGGTCATCGACGCCGACAAGTTTCTGGAGGAACGCCAGAATCTGATGAACGCGGGCATCGATCCGGAGCTGCGGATCAGTGACCGCGCCCATCTGGTCTTGCCGCACCACAAGTACGTGGACGGCCGCAAGGATTTCGTGGGCACCACCGGGCGCGGCATCGGCCCGGCGTATGCCGACCGTGCCCGGCGCGTGGGCCTGCGCTTCGGCGATCTGGCCGACGACGCGGTGCTGCGTGAGCGCCTGGAACGGCTGCTGGAGGCCAAACCCAACAGCACCCGCGACGCGGGCTGGACTTCAGTGGAGGTGGCCCTGGACGCCCTGGCCCCCACCCGCGAGGCGCTGCTGCCCTTCGTGCAGGACACCGGGGCGCAGCTGCGGCAGGCCATCGCCGAGGGCCGCAACGTGCTGTTCGAGGGCGCGCAGGCCACCCTGCTGGACCTGAACTACGGCACGTATCCGTTCGTGACCAGCAGCCACCCCACCGTGGGCGGCATTCTGGTGGGCGCGGGCGTGAACCACAAGGCGCTGCACCGGGTCTACGGCGTCGCCAAGGCCTTCAACACCCGCGTCGGGCACGGCCCCTTCGTCACCGAGGTCACGGGCGACGAGGAAATCCTGCGCCTGCGCGGCGACGGCAGCCAGCCCTGGGACGAGTACGGCACCACCACCGGCCGCCCGCGCCGGGTGGGCTGGCTGGATCTGGCGTTGCTGAAGTACGCCGTGGACGTGAACGGCCTGGACGGGCTGGTCATCAATAAGATGGACATTCTGGCCGGCCTGGACATCATTCCGGTCTGCGTGGCCTATGACGAAGGCGGCCAGCCGGTGTACAAGAACATGCCCGGCTGGGCCACCACCGACGGCGCGGACAGCCGCGATACGCTGCCCAAAGAGGCCCAGGCGTACCTCGACCTGATCGAGGAAACCGTGGGCTGCCCCGTGGTGATCTTCTCCTGCGGCCCGGCCCGCGAGCAGACCTACGGCGCGGTGAGCTGGAACTGA
- a CDS encoding hydroxyacid-oxoacid transhydrogenase, with product MNDERETIFTVEATPVKFGPGAALETGWELGRLGARRVFFVIDPEVRRLGLAEPVLDSVRAEGIDVTVYSDVETEPTLACFERAVAAARAAGADAFAALGGGSAIDIAKVANLVVSDGGAIMEYVNAPVGRGRQPGEALRPLLALPTTPGSGSEATTVAILDLPELRIKTGISHRRLRPAQAIVDPQLTRSAPPAVIASAGLDVVCHAAESYLSRPYTSRPRPATPGERPPYQGSNPVADLWSAQAIRNGGQFLRRAVRDAADEEARGAMMLSATMAGVGFGSAGVHIPHACAYPIAGLKHDYRHPGYPGTRNFVPHGFSVIVTAPAAFRFTFDSAPARHLAAATMLTGQSYAEDDRDALPEALLSLMRDVNAPLGVREFGYDDSDIPALVDGAMKQQRLLNVAPRTPTADDLARIFAESMG from the coding sequence ATGAACGACGAGCGGGAAACGATTTTTACCGTGGAGGCCACGCCGGTCAAGTTCGGCCCCGGCGCGGCGCTGGAGACCGGCTGGGAACTGGGGCGGCTGGGAGCGCGGCGGGTCTTTTTTGTGATCGATCCGGAGGTGCGGCGCCTGGGTCTGGCCGAACCCGTGCTGGACAGTGTCCGGGCCGAGGGCATTGACGTCACCGTGTACTCGGACGTGGAGACCGAGCCGACGCTGGCGTGTTTCGAGCGGGCGGTGGCGGCGGCGCGGGCCGCTGGGGCAGATGCCTTCGCCGCGCTGGGTGGCGGCAGCGCCATCGACATCGCCAAGGTGGCGAATCTGGTGGTCTCGGACGGGGGGGCGATCATGGAGTACGTGAACGCGCCGGTAGGCAGAGGCCGGCAGCCGGGCGAGGCGTTGCGCCCGCTGCTCGCCCTGCCCACCACCCCCGGCAGCGGCTCGGAGGCCACCACCGTCGCCATCCTGGATCTGCCGGAACTGCGCATCAAGACCGGCATCAGCCACCGCCGCCTGCGGCCCGCGCAGGCCATCGTGGACCCGCAGCTGACCCGCAGCGCCCCGCCCGCCGTGATCGCCTCGGCAGGGCTGGACGTGGTGTGCCACGCCGCCGAGAGCTACCTGAGCCGCCCGTACACCTCGCGCCCGCGTCCGGCCACGCCCGGTGAACGGCCCCCGTACCAGGGCAGCAATCCGGTGGCTGACCTGTGGTCCGCGCAGGCCATCCGCAACGGCGGCCAGTTCCTGCGCCGCGCGGTGAGGGACGCGGCGGACGAGGAGGCCCGGGGCGCCATGATGCTCTCGGCCACCATGGCGGGCGTGGGCTTCGGCTCGGCGGGGGTGCATATTCCGCACGCCTGCGCATACCCGATCGCGGGCCTTAAACACGACTACCGCCACCCCGGCTACCCCGGCACCAGGAACTTCGTGCCGCACGGCTTCAGCGTGATCGTCACCGCGCCTGCCGCCTTCCGCTTCACCTTCGACAGCGCTCCGGCCCGGCACCTCGCGGCGGCCACCATGCTGACCGGGCAAAGCTATGCGGAGGATGACCGCGACGCCCTGCCAGAGGCGCTGCTCTCACTGATGCGCGACGTGAATGCTCCGCTGGGCGTGCGCGAATTCGGCTACGACGATTCGGACATTCCCGCGCTGGTGGACGGGGCCATGAAGCAGCAGCGCCTGCTGAACGTGGCCCCGCGCACGCCCACGGCGGACGATCTGGCGCGGATCTTTGCGGAATCGATGGGCTAG
- a CDS encoding HAD family hydrolase gives MQNSAVGWPWRPAGVLFDMDGVLTANNAFHRQAWQEVAAEVLNLSLTEHDLDTKVDGGRNPEIIERLTGQYPDAELIARFHEAKEGRYRDLALGQLREVAGLSSYLDALEGRGIPYSLVTSADRVNVDFGMGALGLGERFGTRVLGEDVTRGKPHPEPFLLGAQRLGLNAADCLAHEDAVNGVRSAAGAGCRVVALTTTSSEQALLDAGASLAVPDFTNWATWLA, from the coding sequence ATGCAAAACAGCGCCGTGGGTTGGCCGTGGCGTCCGGCAGGCGTGCTGTTCGACATGGACGGTGTGCTGACCGCCAACAACGCCTTTCACCGTCAGGCGTGGCAGGAGGTGGCCGCCGAGGTGCTGAACCTGAGCCTGACCGAGCATGACCTGGACACCAAGGTGGACGGTGGCCGCAACCCGGAGATCATCGAGCGCCTGACCGGCCAGTATCCGGACGCCGAACTGATCGCCCGCTTCCACGAGGCCAAGGAGGGGCGTTACCGCGATCTGGCCCTGGGTCAGCTGCGTGAAGTGGCGGGCCTGAGCAGCTACCTCGACGCCCTGGAAGGGCGCGGCATTCCCTACAGCCTGGTCACCAGCGCCGACCGGGTGAACGTGGACTTCGGCATGGGGGCGCTGGGCCTGGGCGAACGCTTCGGCACCCGCGTGCTGGGCGAGGACGTCACGCGCGGCAAACCGCACCCCGAACCGTTCCTGCTGGGCGCACAGCGGCTAGGCCTGAACGCCGCCGACTGTCTGGCCCACGAGGACGCCGTCAACGGGGTCAGGAGTGCGGCCGGGGCCGGCTGCCGCGTCGTGGCGCTGACCACCACCTCTTCCGAACAGGCGCTGCTGGACGCGGGCGCGTCGCTGGCGGTGCCGGACTTCACGAACTGGGCGACGTGGCTGGCCTGA
- a CDS encoding secondary thiamine-phosphate synthase enzyme YjbQ gives MWHQRELTLRPHPRGFHLITREVVSALPELAGVRVGLLHVFIQHTSASLTVSENASPDVRRDFERYFNHAVPDGWAGFEHTLEGDDDMAAHIKASVLGVSLSLPVRDGRLALGTWQGIYLCEHRNSGGARRLVLTLMGEAD, from the coding sequence ATGTGGCACCAACGCGAGTTGACCCTCCGGCCCCACCCGCGCGGCTTCCACCTCATTACGCGCGAGGTGGTCTCGGCGCTGCCCGAACTGGCCGGGGTGCGGGTGGGCCTGCTGCACGTCTTCATCCAGCACACCTCCGCCAGCCTGACGGTGAGCGAGAACGCCAGCCCCGACGTGCGGCGCGACTTCGAGCGCTACTTCAATCACGCCGTGCCCGACGGCTGGGCGGGGTTTGAACACACCCTGGAGGGCGACGACGACATGGCCGCGCACATCAAGGCCAGCGTGCTGGGCGTCAGCCTGAGCCTGCCGGTGCGGGACGGGCGGCTGGCGCTGGGGACGTGGCAGGGCATCTATCTGTGTGAACACCGCAACAGTGGCGGAGCGCGGCGGCTGGTGCTGACGCTGATGGGAGAGGCGGACTGA
- a CDS encoding PspC domain-containing protein: MEKKLIRDMNRKVLGGVVAGLQRSYAPQMDLSLLRVLVAVGGVLIPPLTPVVIVAYGVLWIVAPRSDRMALPPLA; this comes from the coding sequence ATGGAAAAGAAGCTGATTCGCGACATGAACAGAAAAGTGCTGGGCGGCGTGGTGGCGGGCTTGCAGCGCAGCTACGCTCCGCAGATGGATCTCTCGCTGCTGCGGGTGCTGGTGGCGGTGGGCGGCGTCCTGATTCCCCCGCTGACCCCCGTCGTGATCGTGGCCTACGGCGTACTGTGGATCGTCGCGCCACGCTCGGACCGGATGGCCTTGCCGCCCCTCGCCTGA
- a CDS encoding YraN family protein: MKGADAEARAAAHLLGLGREILARNYRIPGGEIDIVSREAGEMLVFTEVRQRRQTRYGSAAESVTPRKLALMRRAALTYLTRELGRDDLPCRLEVLTIDGAAETGAIGLLDVLE; the protein is encoded by the coding sequence TTGAAAGGCGCGGACGCCGAGGCCCGCGCCGCCGCCCACCTGTTGGGACTGGGCCGCGAGATTCTGGCCCGCAATTACCGCATTCCCGGCGGTGAAATCGACATCGTTTCCCGCGAGGCTGGGGAAATGCTGGTCTTCACCGAGGTGCGCCAGCGCCGTCAGACCCGCTACGGCAGCGCCGCCGAGAGCGTCACGCCGCGCAAGCTGGCGCTGATGCGCCGCGCCGCGCTGACCTACCTGACCCGTGAACTGGGCCGCGACGATCTGCCGTGCCGCCTGGAAGTGCTGACCATTGACGGCGCGGCGGAGACCGGCGCCATTGGGTTGCTGGACGTGCTGGAATAA